In the Pungitius pungitius chromosome 5, fPunPun2.1, whole genome shotgun sequence genome, one interval contains:
- the tmem175 gene encoding endosomal/lysosomal proton channel TMEM175 — protein sequence MGDTADCEIIEHHVEEEMEKEAARSRAASPRPGSVAAAEREGGTQSSHRLLAYSDALISIIATVMILPVAHTKMGHDEELRESLQLLLTTKIAVYLMTFLIVTVAWAAHIRLFQVIVRIDDCLALLNLACMMLITFLPYTFSLMASFPENVLGILLFCGCVMVIGVIQAVIVLYAFSRPFLLSEQIQISENRTFYKHHILKVIMRVPIMCFLASVFSFIFFQLSYALLAVVIFLPYISRSLKWCRSKAFGAAPESPDSAPFYSHLTDEPLSKERVEAFSDGVYAIVATLLILDICEDNVPDPAAVRERFGGSLTAALRAYGPEYLAYFGSFATVGLLWFVHHSLFLHVTRTTRLMGLLNTFSLAFVGGLPLAYQLTHAFPPDSRNELEAVQVSCVIIFFAGVFQLAIWVAALHGERESLHPHVRYGGREHAFMLAKLSLYPCVALGTFFLTCALSRFSAAIFHLMEMAVPLAFLLLRLLVRVGLALLRLLFCPGGPEPRGAGEGGEG from the exons ATGGGGGACACCGCCGACTGCGAGATCATCGAGCACCACgtcgaggaggagatggagaaggaggccGCGAGGAGCCGCGCCGCCTCCCCGCGCCCCGGCAGCGTCGCCGCGGCCGAGCGGGAGGGCGGCACGCAGTCCTCCCACCGGCTGCTGGCCTACAGCGACGCGCTCATCTCCATCATCGCCACCGTCATG ATTTTACCCGTCGCCCACACGAAGATGGGCCACGACGAG GAGCTGAGGGAGAGTCTTCAGCTGCTGCTGACCACAAAGATAGCCGTTTACCTGATGACGTTCCTCATCGTGACTGTCGCGTGGGCCGCTCACATCAG GTTGTTTCAAGTTATCGTTCGCATCGATGATTGCCTCGCGCTGCTGAACCTC GCCTGCATGATGCTGATCACCTTCCTGCCGTACACG TTCTCCCTGATGGCGTCCTTCCCCGAGAACGTCCTGGGGATCTTACTATTCTGCGGCTGCGTGATGGTGATTGGCGTCATCCAG gcCGTCATCGTGCTGTACGCCTTCAGCCGCCCCTTCCTGCTGAGCGAGCAGATCCAGATCTCGGAGAACCGAACCTTCTACAAGCACCACATCCTCAAAGTCATCATGCGGGTCCCCATCATGTGCTTCCTCGCCAGCGTCttctctttcatcttcttccagcTG TCCTACGCGCTGCTGGCCGTGGTCATCTTCCTGCCGTACATCTCCCGCTCTCTGAAGTGGTGTCGCAGCAAAGCGTTCG GTGCGGCGCCGGAGAGTCCGGACTCGGCGCCGTTTTACAGCCACCTGACCGACGAGCCGCTCAGCAAGGAGCGCGTGGAGGCCTTCAGCGACGGGGTCTACGCCATCGTGGCGACGCTTCTCATCCTGGACATATg cgagGACAACGTGCCCGACCCGGCGGCGGTGCGGGAGCGCTTCGGCGGCAGCCTGACGGCGGCGCTGCGGGCCTACGGGCCCGAGTACCTCGCCTACTTCGGCTCCTTCGCCACCGTGGGCCTCCTGTGGTTCGTGCACCACTCGCTGTTCCTCCACGTCACGCGGACCACGCGCCTCATGGGCCTGCTCAACACCTTCTCGCTGGCGTTCGTGGGGGGGCTGCCGCTGGCCTACCAGCTGACGCACGCGTTCCCGCCCGACTCGCGCAACGAGCTGGAGGCCGTGCAGGTGAGCTGCGTGATCATCTTCTTCGCCGGCGTCTTCCAGCTGGCCATCTGGGTGGCGGCGCTCCACGGCGAGCGGGAGAGCCTGCACCCGCACGTGAGGTACGGCGGGCGCGAGCACGCCTTCATGCTGGCCAAGCTGTCGCTGTACCCCTGCGTGGCGCTGGGCACCTTCTTCCTCACCTGCGCCCTGAGCAGGTTCAGCGCCGCCATCTTCCACCTGATGGAGATGGCGGTGCCGCTGGCCTtcctgctgctgaggctgctggtGCGCGTCGGGCTGGCGCTGCTCCGCCTGCTCTTCTGCCCCGGTGGGCCGGAGCCCAGGGgcgccggggaggggggggaggg TTAA
- the cds1 gene encoding phosphatidate cytidylyltransferase 2, which yields MTELRKRGGGDPDSTDNVSDREADGEDRLGLQGDAEGECDGDSKADTPDVPLSTADSDNTPQCLNKALEGLPPRWKNYWIRGVLSLAMISGFFLIIYMGPVTLILVVMTVQIKCFQEIITIGYRVYHSYELPWFRTLSWYFLICVNYFFYGETVADYFGALVQREEPLQFLARYHRFISFALYLAGFCMFVLSLVKKHYRLQFYMFAWTHVTLLIVVTQSHLVIQNLFEGMIWFIVPISIVICNDIMAYLFGFFFGRTPLIKLSPKKTWEGFIGGFFATVVFGFMLAYLLSQFQYFVCPVGFNSETNGFTVECEPSDIFVMREYTLPAVVQNILAWETVKLYPFQIHSVFLSSFGSLIGPFGGFFASGFKRAFKIKDFANTIPGHGGIMDRFDCQYLMATFTHVYIGSFIRGPNPSKVLQQLLMLRPDQQLGIFHTLHSQLRARGMLPPPAAQA from the exons ATGACGGAGCTGAGGAAGCGAGGCGGAGGAGACCCGGACAGCACCGACAATGTCAGCGACagg GAGGCCGACGGCGAGGACCGGCTCGGCCTGCAAGGCGACGCGGAGGGAGAATGCGACGGCGACTCCAAGGCGGACACTCCAGACGTCCCTCTCTCCACAGCGGACTCGGACAACACTCCACAGTGCCTGAACAAAGCCCTGGAGGGCCTGCCGCCCAG ATGGAAGAACTACTGGATACGAGGGGTCCTGTCTTTGGCCATGATCTCCGGCTTCTTCCTCATCATCTACATGGGACCCGTCACGCTGATACTAGTG GTCATGACCGTCCAGATCAAGTGCTTCCAAGAGATCATCACCATCGGCTACAGAGTGTACCACTCCTACGAGCTGCCCTGGTTCAGGACGCTCAGCTG GTACTTCCTGATTTGCGTCAACTACTTCTTCTATGGGGAAACTGTTGCAGATTACTTCGGGGCTCTGGTGCAGAGGGAGGAACCCCTGCAGTTCCTGGCGCGCTATCACCGCTTCATCTCCTTCGCCTTGTACCTCGCAG GTTTCTGCATGTTTGTGCTGAGTTTAGTGAAGAAACATTACCGCCTGCAGTTTTATATG TTTGCGTGGACCCATGTGACGCTGTTGATTGTGGTAACTCAGTCGCACCTTGTCATTCAGAACCTGTTTGAAGGAATGATCTG GTTCATCGTCCCGATCTCCATCGTCATCTGCAATGACATCATGGCCTACCTGTTTGGCTTCTTCTTTGGGAGGACGCCGCTGATCAAG ctctccCCTAAGAAGACCTGGGAGGGCTTCATCGGAGGCTTCTTTGCCACGGTGGTCTTCGGCTTCATG CTGGCTTACCTGCTGTCTCAGTTCCAGTACTTTGTGTGTCCCGTGGGCTTCAACAGTGAGACCAACGGGTTCACAGTCGAGTGCGAGCCTTCGGACATCTTTGTGATGCGCGAGTACACTCTTCCTGCCGTGGTGCAGAACATACTGGCCTGG GAGACGGTGAAGCTGTACCCCTTCCAGATCCACAgcgtcttcctctcctccttcggCTCCCTCATCGGGCCTTTCGGCGGCTTCTTTGCCAGCGGCTTCAAGCGAGCCTTCAAAATCAAA GACTTTGCCAACACCATCCCCGGCCACGGTGGCATCATGGACCGCTTCGACTGTCAGTACCTGATGGCCACCTTCACGCACGTCTACATCGGCAGCTTCATCCG AGGGCCGAACCCCAGCaaggtgctgcagcagctgttgaTGCTTCGGCCGGACCAGCAGCTCGGCATCTTCCACACGCTGCACTCGCAGCTGAGGGCCCGGggcatgctgcccccccccgcggcccagGCCTGA